The genome window GCCACAGAGGTCAGAAAGCTGGCCGAGAGAAGTCAGTTTGCCGCGGGAGAGATAAGCAAGCTGTCAGCCTCGAGCGTGGATGTTGCCGAAAAGGCCGGAGAGCTTCTCGCGAAGATCGTTCCCGACATTCAAAGAACCGCTGAACTCGTACAGGAGATCAGCGCCGCCAGCAACGAGCAGAACGCAGGGGCGGAACAGATAAACAAGGCGATCCAGCAACTGGACCATATCATTCAAAGCAACGCCTCCGCGACGGAGCAGATGGCGTCCACTTCCGAAGAACTCTCGGGCCAGGCGGAACAGCTGCTCGGCAACATCGGGTTCTTCAGGATGAACCGGAAGAAAGAAAGGATGAATAAACCGCAGGAATCGGTCAAGAAAAGGATCCTGATGCTCGCGTCAGAACCAAAGAACGGCACTGCGGTTGATGCCTCTGAGGACATCTGTCTCGATCCCGGTACAGTGGAAATGGGAAACGGACGAGACTCTGAGTTTGAGAGGCTCTAGAATGACTGCAGCGTTAGAAACCGACTTGATGACCGATCCTGGATCTCACGGAGAGGAGAGATAATGAGCGTTCCATCGATAACCGAAACAAGACAGTATCTAACGTTCCACCTGGGAGGCGAGATGTTCGGAATGGACGTGTGCCATATCAGGGAGATACTCGAGTTCACGTCCGTCGCCAGAGTGCCGGGAACACCGGATTTCATGAAGGGAGTCATCAACCTTCGGGGAAGCGTTGTCCCCGTGCTCGACATGAGGCTGAAGTTTGGGCTCGAGGAGACCGATAAAACCGTCGACACCTGCATAATTGTCGTTGAGGTTTCCTTCGAAGAGGAGAAGACCATCATCGGCGCTCTCGTCGATTCCGTGGAAGAGGTCTTCGAACTGGAGCCTGACCTCATAGACCCGGCGCCCCGCGTGGGAAGTCATCTGAAGACCGAATTCATAAAAGGAATGGGCAAAAGGGAGGACAGCTTCATCATCATCCTCGATGCCGAAAAGATGCTGTCTTCCGAGGAGCTTTCCGTTGTGACCGTATCGAAGCCGGAAATATCTTCGGAAGCACGAGCCGTCAACGAATAGGCCAAAGGCACCGACAGGAACCGACCGGGGCGCCGGACAGGACGCCCCGGTCTCATTGCCACCCTTTCCCGGCGAACCCCATCGTTTGGGGTTGCAAAAACATCGCCTTTCGGAGCACAATGGATTAAGTATGGTGAGGCGAGCAACAGGGACCGAGGCGACGCCCGGGGGACGGGACCGTTCAAGGGGTGTTCCGGCAAGGCCGCTGGGCGAACGGGAGGCCTTCTTCTATCGCCTTCACGAGGAATTGCTCGGAGGGCTCGCCGTGTTGTGCGTGTCGACACGGATAGCGGGGCCCCTCGACATCCAGCTCGTGAAGCACGCCTGCCGCTGCCTGTGGGAGCGCCATCCGTCGCTCCGGGCGCGCATCGTCCCGGCGGAAGGAACGCTTTCCTTTCTCTTCGATGTGCCTTTTCGCGACATCCCCATCCATTCTTTCTTTGAGCTGGGCAGAACCAACCTCCATACCGTCGTCGAACGAGAGGTGGACACCCTCTTCGATACCTCACAACATCTGTGGAGGGCCCTCCTCATAACCGACAAGGCCGACTTCGAGCGGCATTATCTCCTTTTGTCCCTGCACCATTCGATAAGTGACGGAACCTCCGCGGTCCGCCTGGCCAAGGAATTGCTTCTTTGCTGCGCGCGGATCCTCGCCGGCGAGGTCCCGCGCATGGACCCCTTGCCTCTCCGGGCATCCCTTGAGGAATTCCTGGCGTCAGGGGAATGCGGGAACAAGAAGATCCCCCGTCAGGCGGCAGGGACACCCCCCGTCGACAACAGGGGCGGTACGCTGCCCTTCCACGAATTCCAGCCGCCGGGCAGGCGGCACACCCGTTTTCGCGTCCACACCCTGGAGGCAGCCGAAACCGCCATCCTGGAGGAGAAATGCCGCCGCGCCGGGACAACGGTCCATGCCGCTCTCGCGGCAATAGCCCTTTCGGTCATGCACAGGCACTTCGGGGATGACGTTCGTTTCTGTGTGGACACCCCGGTCAACATCAGGGGATCGAGCGGGGCGGGGATCGGCGACGAAGAACTCTGGTGCATGGAAACACCCGTGAGCATCCGGTACGAAGACGTCGGAGGCCGCGACGTATGGCGGATGGCACGAGATTGCAGCGACAGACTGGCCTTTGCAGCATCCGCGGCAAAGAACCTCTCTGCCGGCGTGTACGGAGACCCGGCGGGAAAGATCGAAGAGTTGCTTGCGGCCCGGCACTTTCCCCTTTCCTGCCTTCTCCGTGAAGGCGGACGCGTCGAACCCGGTCAGAAGGGCCCTTTCGTGATCGAGAACATGGGTCTTGCCAGCGGCCGACGGGCAGCGGAGCACGTGATGGTCATCTCCGCCGCCACGGTGGGAGAAATCCTTTCCCTCACCTTCGCCCATACCTCTCCGCTCCTCAAGGAAAGCTGGGCGGACAGGTTCGTGAGCGAATTCCTGCGCAACCTCGAGAGAATGGTGAAATAGAAGAGAACGAACGACAGCGGGTTTGATAGGACCAACAGGACAGGGATAGGACCTGTGGGACGTATAAGACGTATAGGACGTATCGAGAAGCGCAGGGGTGATGAGACGTTTTCCGGGAACAACCGCCGTGACTCTGTTGACCGTCTGTTTTTGACCAGTTGCGGTCACGGGGGGTCTCGCCCGGCCGAGGTCCAGAGGATCCTTGACGAATACTAGAGAGGACCGGGCACTTCCGCGTCGAGAAGAGTCCTCAGTCTCTCCAGCAACAGGGAAGGCGCTATCGGTTTCGAGAGGAAGTTGCTCCTGCTGTCCACGACACCCCTGTCGAGGACCACGTCCCGGGCGTGGCCGCTCACGAAAAGGACCTTGACGGAAGGGTCCAGCTTGCTGATCTCGGAGTAGACCTCCATGCCGTTCTTCTTCGGCATTATCACATCCATGATGACGAGTCCGATCCTGTGCCTGTGCTCGGTGAAGCTGCGGACCGCCTCGTCCCCGTCGGCTGCGCCTATCACCGTGTAGCCATATTCCCTGAGCACCTCCTTCATGAGCTGGAGGGTTTCCCGGTCGTCTTCCGCCACGAGGATCGTCTCTGTACCCGAGGGCATCTTCGGCTCCACATGCCTTGCCTTCTCCCTTTTCACCCGCACCGAGGGGAAATACAGATGGAACACCGTTCCCTTCCCCGGCTCGCTTTCCACCGTGATGTACCCGTCGTGCTGTTTCACGATGCCGTACACCGTGGAGAGTCCGAGTCCCGTTCCCCTGCCCGCCTCTTTCGTGGTGAAGAAAGGCTCGAATATGTGCTCCTTGACCGTCTCGTCCATTCCGTGTCCCGTGTCGGCCACTGTAACACGCGCATAGGTCCCCACCCTGCCGTAACCGTGTTTGTGGATAAAGGCCCTGTCGATGGACGCGTGGGCGGTGGAGATGGTCAGAACGCGGGTATCCGTCATGGCATCGCGGGCATTCGTCGCAAGGTTCATGAGGATCTGCTCGATCTGCGTGCGGTCGGCCATTATGGTGATCTCCCTCGCCGATGTCTGCACGCGAAGCTCGATGTCCTCGCTGAGGAGCCTTTCGAGAAGCCTCTGCACCCCCGTTATGATCTCATTGATACCGTTGGGTTCAAGGTTTACCGCCTGCTTCCTGCTGAAGGCAAGGAGGCTGTTCGTCAGGTTCGCAGCCCTCTTTGCCGACGAGAGGACGTGGTCCACGTAAACGCGCAGGGGGTTGTCCTTATCCATCTTGACCTGGAGAAGATTTCCGTACCCGATGAGGGCGGTGAGAAGGTTGTTGAAATCGTGGGCGACACCCCCGGCCAGGGTACCGATGGCCTCCATCTTCTGGGAGTGCCGCAGCTGGGACTCAAGGTTCTTCCTGCGGGTGATGTCTCTGACGGTTCCCTCGAAATAGTGAGTACCGTTGTCCTCGTTGACGATGATGCGGACGTTTGTCGATGTCCACATTCTGGTGCCGTCCGTCCGGTACCGTTCCGATTCGAAGTTCTCCACGGACCTGCGGGTCTTCAGAATGCCGGTGAGGCGCCGGTAATCCTCGGGATTGACGAAGGTCTTCCTCGTCTTGAGGTCCCCGTCTCCCGTCATCTGCAGGGGCGAGTCAAATCCGAAGATCCCCGCAAGGGCCGGGTTGGCGCTGATGTAATGGCCGTCGGCGGCAACCTGGAAGATCCCTTCGGCCGCGTTCTCGAAGATGTTGCGGTACTTTTCCTCGGCGGCCCTGAGCGCGTCCTCCCGCGCGATGCGGTCCGTTATGTCGTGGAGGATGGCAACACACCCGCCGATCGGCGCCGCGTCTTCGGCAAGCGACGTTCTCACCTGCGAGACCGTCACCTCCATGGTGAGAGAGGAGCCGTCCTTTCTCACGAACTCCCAGGGGAGGACGGAAGTGTTGTTTCCCGCGATGATATCGTCGATGGCCGCGGTGAGACGGTCGCACTCGTCATCGCTCCTCGTGATGATGCGCAGCGTCCTTTTCTCGATCTCGTCCTTCCTCAATTGAAAGAGTCCCCGGAAAGCGCGGTTGCAGGAGATGATCCTCCTGTCCTCATCGAGCATGAATATCGCGTCGGAGAAGCTCTCGACGAGGACCCGGTAGCGGCCGAGGAACTCTTCCGTCTTCCTGGCCTTCGCGATGATCCGCGAGAGTTTGCTCACTTCCCTGAGATACTTCCTCCCCCTGTCCTCGGCGATATCCCTGTAGTAGGCAACCATCTTATCCTTCAAGAGATCTCGTTCCATGGATCCTAGGGGTCCCTCGCAAGGACCGTGAGAACCCCCGTCCAATCGAGGCCTCTCGTTCTTCCCCGCAGCGGTGCCAGCTCCACACCGGAGTAAAAGCCGAAGAGGGGGATATCGCGCGCGCTGAGGACCTTCTGTACCTCCCCGGCCTCCTCGACGCTTGTGTTCGAGTAGTCCTTTGCCCGGCCCGCACAGTCGATGTACAGGGCCAGGAGAGGCACCTTCCCGTCCCTATCTATCGTATCCACGAGGAGGCGCGAATTGTCCCGGGCGGATTCCACCATCCGGCCGGCGTCCCTGACCATGAACTGGATCTCGTCGCCGCACGTGAGGTCGGATTCGAACATTATCACCCCCGACCTGTCGGGAATGACACCGAGTATGAGTCTGTTCACGTACCGGTTCTCCCGGTACGCTTCATATCTTTCCCCGCAGTGGACCCCGATCGTCAGAAAATCGAGGGGCTGCACCTCCTGCCATTCCTCGCTGTCGAAGAGCCCGTTTATCATCTCGACCACTGGCCTGCCGTCGATCTCGTACAAGAGCGGGCCGGAGACCTTCGTCACCCTGTGGCATACCCCGTCAAGGGGGGTGCATCCGTGCGTTATGCGATGGTAGACGGAAAAGTCCCCACCCAGCATGAGACCCACAAGGCTCTGCGATGCCGCTGATGAACCGCAGAACTGAAAGGTTCTGTTGAAATCGTAATCGCCCATGAGCCCGGCGCCGACGACAGGGACGGCATCGCCCAGGACTTCCCCGATCCCGGCTATGAGCGGCGTCGATGAGTTCATGATGGGGGGGGAACCATTGTCGGGCGGGACCTTGATCGAATCGTAGAAAAGGAGAAGGAGCCTGTCTTCGGGCGCGCGGGTGATACCGCCGGCCATTTTCCTGCCGGCGTCCCTTTCATCCCTGTCCACCTCTCCGGCCGAGGCCAGTCTGAAGGTGATGAGGTCCGACTCGAGTGCCGCCACCGCGGCCACGGGGTCCCTGTAGGAGAGAAAGTCGTTGGATATGACACCGATCGCGGACCCCCCGACAACGGGAACATCGGCTCCCGCGGCCTGTCTTATGCCGTGGAAGAAGGCTTCGGGTCCATTCCTGCCGGAACAGAAGGCAAGGATCAGGTCGGGTCTCGTTATACCCCCCGACGCCATGGCGCGCCTGGCAAGGACATCTCCGGAAATGGCCCGGCTCTTGCCTTCATCGCAGGCGATACCTATCCTTGTCATCGTCTCCGTTCCAGTCCCTTTTCCCCGTGCCGTCCCCCGGGGCACCCCACTTCTCCCCTCGACACAAGGGTTCCGCAATGATGGTCCACAGCTGTCGAACAAGGCAGATT of Syntrophorhabdus sp. contains these proteins:
- a CDS encoding purine-binding chemotaxis protein CheW, which codes for MSVPSITETRQYLTFHLGGEMFGMDVCHIREILEFTSVARVPGTPDFMKGVINLRGSVVPVLDMRLKFGLEETDKTVDTCIIVVEVSFEEEKTIIGALVDSVEEVFELEPDLIDPAPRVGSHLKTEFIKGMGKREDSFIIILDAEKMLSSEELSVVTVSKPEISSEARAVNE
- a CDS encoding PAS domain S-box protein — encoded protein: MKDKMVAYYRDIAEDRGRKYLREVSKLSRIIAKARKTEEFLGRYRVLVESFSDAIFMLDEDRRIISCNRAFRGLFQLRKDEIEKRTLRIITRSDDECDRLTAAIDDIIAGNNTSVLPWEFVRKDGSSLTMEVTVSQVRTSLAEDAAPIGGCVAILHDITDRIAREDALRAAEEKYRNIFENAAEGIFQVAADGHYISANPALAGIFGFDSPLQMTGDGDLKTRKTFVNPEDYRRLTGILKTRRSVENFESERYRTDGTRMWTSTNVRIIVNEDNGTHYFEGTVRDITRRKNLESQLRHSQKMEAIGTLAGGVAHDFNNLLTALIGYGNLLQVKMDKDNPLRVYVDHVLSSAKRAANLTNSLLAFSRKQAVNLEPNGINEIITGVQRLLERLLSEDIELRVQTSAREITIMADRTQIEQILMNLATNARDAMTDTRVLTISTAHASIDRAFIHKHGYGRVGTYARVTVADTGHGMDETVKEHIFEPFFTTKEAGRGTGLGLSTVYGIVKQHDGYITVESEPGKGTVFHLYFPSVRVKREKARHVEPKMPSGTETILVAEDDRETLQLMKEVLREYGYTVIGAADGDEAVRSFTEHRHRIGLVIMDVIMPKKNGMEVYSEISKLDPSVKVLFVSGHARDVVLDRGVVDSRSNFLSKPIAPSLLLERLRTLLDAEVPGPL